One window of the Prochlorococcus marinus XMU1411 genome contains the following:
- the trmFO gene encoding methylenetetrahydrofolate--tRNA-(uracil(54)-C(5))-methyltransferase (FADH(2)-oxidizing) TrmFO — translation MLEKEVIVIGAGLAGSEAAWQLANHGVSVKLVEMRPLKSTPAHHTCECGELVCSNSFGALSADRAAGLLQKELRFFNSLIVQTADKFAVPAGGALAVDRSKFSNALTEVLSNHPLIEIKRFEQLDLPTKENITILATGPLTADELANKIQFFTGIDACHFFDAASPIIYGDTIDKEIVFKASRYDKGDPAYLNCPMNENDYILFRNELIEGEQANLKDFEKESANFFEACLPIEEIARRGIDTMRYGPLKSIGLWNPKWGDLFNRENRLKNRPHAIVQLRMEDLEGKLLNMVGFQTNLKWSEQKRIFRMIPGLEKAEFVRFGVMHRNTFLESPKLLLPTLQFMKRETLFAAGQITGTEGYAAASAGGLLAGINAALLAKGKKTVTFPDESMIGSLMNFISNRNQILSKQKKNKFQPMPASFGLVPELTQRIKDKRLRYKAYQERSTTALKGFKKELDTLFEKDHLLTKIN, via the coding sequence AAGAAGTAATAGTAATTGGAGCAGGTCTAGCAGGTTCTGAAGCTGCCTGGCAGTTAGCAAATCATGGCGTGTCGGTTAAGTTAGTTGAAATGAGACCTCTCAAATCAACTCCAGCGCATCATACTTGTGAATGTGGAGAATTGGTTTGCAGTAACAGCTTTGGCGCTTTAAGTGCAGATAGAGCAGCGGGTTTATTACAAAAAGAACTAAGATTTTTTAATTCATTGATAGTTCAAACAGCAGATAAATTTGCAGTTCCAGCTGGAGGTGCTTTGGCGGTTGATAGATCTAAATTTAGTAATGCTTTGACTGAAGTTTTATCTAATCACCCTTTAATTGAAATTAAGAGATTTGAACAATTGGATCTCCCAACTAAAGAAAATATAACTATCCTCGCAACTGGTCCACTAACTGCAGATGAATTAGCCAACAAAATTCAATTTTTCACAGGTATTGATGCCTGTCATTTTTTTGATGCTGCCAGCCCAATAATTTATGGTGATACTATTGACAAAGAGATTGTTTTTAAAGCTAGTAGATACGACAAAGGGGATCCGGCATACCTTAATTGCCCAATGAATGAAAATGATTATATTCTTTTTAGGAACGAGCTAATAGAGGGAGAACAAGCTAATTTAAAAGATTTTGAAAAAGAATCTGCTAATTTCTTTGAGGCTTGTTTGCCAATAGAAGAAATTGCTAGAAGAGGAATTGACACAATGAGATACGGACCCTTGAAATCTATTGGGTTGTGGAATCCAAAGTGGGGAGACTTATTTAATAGGGAAAATAGATTGAAAAATCGGCCTCATGCAATTGTTCAATTAAGGATGGAAGATCTTGAAGGGAAGTTGCTTAATATGGTAGGTTTTCAAACCAACCTTAAATGGTCAGAGCAAAAAAGAATATTTAGAATGATTCCTGGCTTAGAAAAAGCTGAATTTGTACGTTTTGGAGTAATGCATAGAAATACATTTTTAGAATCTCCTAAACTACTATTGCCAACACTGCAATTTATGAAGAGAGAAACTCTTTTCGCCGCAGGGCAGATTACAGGAACGGAAGGTTATGCTGCTGCTTCTGCGGGCGGATTACTCGCAGGAATAAATGCAGCTTTATTAGCTAAGGGTAAAAAAACAGTTACTTTCCCTGATGAATCAATGATTGGTTCTTTGATGAATTTCATCAGTAATAGAAATCAAATATTGTCAAAACAGAAAAAAAATAAATTTCAGCCAATGCCTGCTTCATTTGGTTTAGTCCCAGAACTAACACAAAGAATTAAAGATAAAAGATTAAGATATAAAGCTTATCAAGAGAGATCCACAACTGCTTTAAAAGGGTTTAAAAAAGAATTAGATACTCTTTTTGAAAAAGATCACTTACTTACCAAAATTAATTAA
- a CDS encoding DUF6761 family protein — translation MTSFENPKAIRHFQSICDSCQDLVTHFHTPSDLKLYSDGYLQALRNCSSLGQKDQEKLERLIERWILDPSSFIDPDGDENKGFFDKKRI, via the coding sequence ATGACATCATTTGAAAACCCAAAAGCAATTCGTCATTTTCAGTCAATTTGCGATAGTTGCCAAGACTTGGTTACTCATTTTCATACGCCATCTGATCTTAAATTATATAGTGATGGATACCTCCAAGCCTTAAGGAATTGCAGTAGTTTAGGGCAAAAAGATCAAGAAAAGTTGGAAAGATTAATTGAAAGATGGATATTGGATCCATCAAGTTTTATTGACCCAGATGGAGATGAAAACAAAGGCTTTTTTGATAAAAAAAGGATTTAA
- the crtH gene encoding carotenoid isomerase — protein sequence MKSNKENFDAIVIGSGIGGLVTASQLASKGAEVLVLEKYIIPGGSGGSFKRKGYTFDVGASMIFGFGDKGYTNLLTRALKDVNEKCETIPDPVQLEYHLPNNFSISVDKNYDQFINKLSATFPKEKVGIRKFYDTCASVFKCLDSMPLLSIEDPSYLFKVFFKSPLSCLGLARWLPVNAGDVARKFIKDPQLLKFIDIECFCWSVMPALKTPMINAGMVFTDRHAGGINYPKGGVGTIAEKLVSGMEKLGSKIRYKANVTEILLKDEKAVGVKLSNGEEIYSNIIVSNSTRWDTFGLKDKKKGLIASKNVPKSEYKWSETYKPSPSFVSIHLGVEKNLISNDFNCHHIIVENWDELESEKGVIFISIPTLLDSSLAPEGKHIIHAFTPSSINEWEGLSRKEYLHKKEEYFSFIIEKISTILPNLEENIDHKEIGTPKTHKKFLGRYEGSYGPIPSQKLLGLLPMPFNTTKIKNLYCVGDSCFPGQGLNAVAFSGYACAHKIGSKLNINSFSLPD from the coding sequence ATGAAATCTAATAAAGAAAATTTCGATGCAATTGTAATTGGCTCGGGAATTGGGGGGTTGGTAACAGCATCTCAATTAGCCTCTAAAGGAGCGGAAGTCTTAGTTCTTGAAAAATATATTATTCCAGGAGGGAGTGGGGGCTCTTTCAAGAGAAAAGGTTATACCTTTGATGTTGGTGCATCTATGATATTTGGATTTGGAGATAAGGGTTATACCAATTTATTAACTCGTGCTTTAAAAGATGTAAACGAAAAATGTGAAACTATTCCTGATCCAGTGCAACTGGAATATCACCTTCCAAATAACTTTAGTATTTCTGTAGATAAAAATTATGATCAGTTTATAAATAAATTATCAGCTACTTTCCCAAAAGAAAAAGTGGGTATCAGAAAATTTTACGATACTTGTGCAAGTGTTTTTAAATGTTTAGATTCAATGCCTCTTTTATCAATAGAGGATCCAAGTTATCTTTTTAAAGTTTTCTTTAAATCTCCATTATCTTGCTTAGGTTTAGCAAGATGGTTACCTGTAAATGCTGGAGATGTCGCAAGAAAGTTTATTAAGGATCCTCAGCTTTTAAAATTTATCGATATCGAATGCTTTTGTTGGTCTGTAATGCCTGCTCTCAAAACTCCTATGATTAATGCTGGAATGGTATTTACAGATAGGCATGCTGGCGGTATAAACTATCCAAAAGGTGGGGTTGGAACTATAGCAGAGAAGTTAGTTTCTGGGATGGAAAAATTAGGTAGTAAAATTCGCTACAAAGCTAATGTTACTGAAATACTTTTAAAGGACGAAAAGGCAGTAGGCGTTAAGCTCTCAAATGGGGAGGAAATTTACTCAAATATCATTGTATCTAATTCCACAAGGTGGGACACATTTGGCCTGAAAGATAAAAAGAAAGGATTAATTGCGAGCAAAAATGTACCAAAGAGTGAATATAAGTGGTCAGAGACATATAAACCTTCTCCATCTTTTGTCTCAATTCACCTTGGGGTAGAAAAAAATTTGATAAGTAATGACTTTAATTGTCATCATATAATTGTTGAGAATTGGGATGAATTAGAGAGTGAAAAAGGTGTGATTTTTATTTCTATACCTACTTTGCTTGACTCTTCTTTAGCCCCAGAAGGTAAACATATTATCCATGCATTTACTCCCTCATCTATTAATGAATGGGAAGGACTATCAAGGAAAGAATATCTACATAAGAAAGAAGAATATTTTTCATTTATTATTGAAAAAATTTCAACTATATTACCGAATCTAGAAGAGAATATCGATCACAAAGAAATTGGTACTCCAAAAACTCATAAAAAGTTTCTAGGAAGATATGAAGGTAGTTATGGACCTATTCCTAGCCAAAAGTTGCTAGGACTTTTACCAATGCCTTTTAATACTACAAAAATTAAAAACCTTTATTGCGTAGGAGATTCATGCTTTCCAGGCCAAGGCTTGAATGCGGTAGCCTTTAGTGGATATGCTTGTGCTCATAAAATAGGTTCAAAATTAAATATAAATAGTTTCAGCTTGCCAGATTAA
- the grxD gene encoding Grx4 family monothiol glutaredoxin — protein MDNLTKDKIQALISSNPVMVFMKGTKLMPQCGFSNNVVQILNSLGVEFFTFDVLSDFEIREGIKEYSDWPTIPQVYLKGEFLGGSDILIEMYNSGSLKEKIEIALAS, from the coding sequence ATGGACAATTTAACAAAAGATAAAATACAAGCTCTAATAAGTTCAAATCCAGTAATGGTATTTATGAAAGGAACAAAATTAATGCCTCAGTGCGGTTTTTCGAATAATGTAGTTCAAATACTAAATTCCCTAGGTGTTGAATTTTTCACTTTTGATGTTTTAAGCGATTTCGAGATCAGAGAAGGTATCAAAGAATATTCAGATTGGCCAACAATCCCTCAAGTTTATTTAAAAGGAGAGTTCCTTGGTGGATCAGACATTCTTATTGAAATGTACAACTCAGGTTCCCTAAAAGAAAAAATTGAAATTGCATTAGCGTCTTAA
- a CDS encoding BolA family protein, which yields MITKKEVINLITKKIPNAQVYVENIKGNDHLQVTVIASEFNGLSLVKQHQLIYSALKEELASEAIHALALKTETPT from the coding sequence ATGATTACGAAAAAAGAAGTTATTAATTTAATCACTAAAAAAATACCAAATGCCCAAGTATATGTTGAAAATATTAAAGGAAATGATCATTTGCAAGTAACTGTAATTGCTTCTGAATTTAATGGATTATCATTAGTGAAACAACACCAGCTTATCTATTCTGCATTAAAAGAAGAACTAGCTTCAGAGGCCATTCATGCACTGGCATTAAAAACAGAAACACCAACTTGA
- a CDS encoding MgPME-cyclase complex family protein: protein MTTYFFVAASEKFLTIEEPLEEILKERERNYKENNKEKDFWLLKNPSFLQTKQFVDLTTKIPSPPAAVLSTDKKFIIFLKLRLEFVAVGEFECPNAEITDPFRVE from the coding sequence ATGACAACATATTTTTTCGTCGCAGCAAGTGAAAAGTTTTTAACAATTGAAGAACCACTTGAAGAGATTTTGAAAGAGAGGGAGAGGAATTACAAAGAAAACAATAAAGAAAAAGATTTTTGGCTATTAAAAAATCCATCTTTTTTGCAAACTAAGCAATTTGTCGATCTAACAACAAAGATTCCATCACCACCTGCAGCTGTTTTATCAACTGATAAAAAATTTATAATTTTTTTAAAGCTTCGTTTAGAATTTGTTGCTGTTGGGGAATTCGAATGTCCTAATGCAGAAATAACTGATCCATTTAGAGTTGAGTAA
- a CDS encoding exodeoxyribonuclease V subunit gamma: MAEELKIYPPVINENLEIAVPNYFFGKWLREQITIKNKISALYQLKTISSYTESLLTNFFPGIDMGLWNFESIKWAIIDSLEELNSYKESFPLRNWINKYLDNKKTIDGDLYNLTKKITQNFIDYLIFRPEMIADWNRYEINSLNLFKNLNTDQFWQPILYKLLEKKISEKPSCLYMIEVIKNLKKIKDLQGKLPNQIYIIADNNLSKLHINFYSELSKFTKINLYLLSPGDDLWNRINFLEGELAFDNFESKFNFKNTNIEKIFGKFGANFHKLIDENIYNEGINLKNNLIYIDPTTNFHEKKDIPLLNQIQKRLIDNNSNDFVINESDDSILLCEHFNQNNQLEYIRNKIIEIINSCDDIKYRDIAVLSPQTNQIKPYLRYIFNNELINGEKIPYCFIDEENDDYPDIYKFLIDITEIANEKITLEKIDYILSKKVIQKIFDFDITEKDEIIFLLTQVGFHWGLDANERLGEEKNTLEWCINRITLGLIYDKDVNLISFNLKPFSFKNTSLDLNKWVKLLLDFKKYINLLRGSFSYSTWVEKIKFILKSIADSNANFNLEISEINRILDNNSIHLIPDDLILLNVFREILISCIIKVKYQSKSLINKVLVCDIENSRHIPHKVIFLIDMNSVYFPKLSKNENINLLNNKYRLGDPSVFEREKYIFLELLISCRDKFIVSWVKNDKNNKKLDVSFPIKELISFFDRFLNQDQRELIIKDSDLNKKEIIDHDISKIIQSNYSLAEEIDWNEKKFDIKNYKLSELIYWFKTPQKYWLNKKNISPKEIFIHHPDEENISNLEKSRLITKIIQELEIDNHNVIDDLKNLNINDQLVENGIIMPKNSIFIKEKEIKDLLESLSKNLSQHNKINRIYIKSNANKEEYFISDDTVIELIHTKLTFSRLTEAWIKSLFISSLKKIKKTKVIFRTENQYKSQIIQSPGALESNLILAEYINIFKNYSENCLPLPPESAYKYVEAKIKSKNEKKAFMDRWIGNKTFSKGERDNIEMKLCFGNKKEPDFFLGNNNFDKLSFILYGPLIKALKK; this comes from the coding sequence TTGGCAGAAGAATTAAAAATATATCCTCCTGTTATAAATGAGAATTTAGAAATAGCTGTTCCTAATTATTTTTTTGGTAAGTGGTTAAGAGAACAAATAACTATAAAAAACAAAATTAGTGCTCTTTATCAATTAAAGACAATATCAAGTTATACCGAATCATTATTGACAAATTTTTTTCCAGGAATCGATATGGGTTTATGGAATTTTGAGTCAATTAAATGGGCCATTATTGATTCATTAGAAGAATTGAATAGCTATAAAGAATCATTTCCGCTTAGAAATTGGATAAATAAATATTTGGATAATAAAAAGACAATTGATGGAGACCTATACAATTTGACAAAAAAAATTACGCAGAATTTTATTGATTACCTTATTTTCAGACCAGAAATGATTGCTGATTGGAATAGATATGAAATTAATTCACTTAATCTATTTAAGAATTTAAATACAGATCAATTTTGGCAACCTATTTTATATAAATTATTAGAGAAAAAGATATCTGAAAAACCTTCATGTTTATACATGATTGAAGTAATAAAGAATTTAAAAAAAATAAAAGACTTACAAGGTAAGCTACCAAATCAAATTTATATTATTGCTGACAATAACTTATCTAAACTACATATTAACTTTTATTCAGAACTTTCAAAATTTACTAAGATAAATTTATATTTATTATCTCCAGGAGATGATTTATGGAATAGAATAAATTTCCTTGAAGGTGAGTTGGCATTTGATAATTTTGAAAGTAAATTCAATTTTAAAAATACAAATATAGAGAAAATATTTGGCAAATTTGGAGCAAACTTTCATAAATTAATTGATGAGAATATTTATAATGAAGGAATAAATTTAAAAAATAATTTAATATATATCGATCCAACAACTAATTTTCATGAGAAGAAAGATATTCCTCTTCTTAACCAAATACAAAAAAGACTAATTGATAATAATAGTAATGATTTTGTAATAAATGAAAGTGATGATTCAATATTACTTTGTGAGCATTTTAATCAAAATAATCAACTAGAATATATAAGAAATAAAATTATAGAAATAATAAATTCTTGCGACGATATTAAATATAGAGATATTGCTGTTTTATCTCCACAAACTAATCAAATCAAACCTTATTTAAGGTATATCTTTAATAATGAGTTAATTAATGGTGAAAAGATACCTTATTGTTTTATTGATGAGGAAAATGATGATTATCCAGATATTTATAAATTTTTAATTGACATCACTGAAATAGCAAACGAAAAAATTACTCTTGAAAAAATAGATTATATTCTTTCGAAAAAAGTAATTCAGAAAATTTTTGATTTTGATATTACTGAGAAGGATGAAATTATTTTCTTACTTACTCAAGTTGGTTTTCATTGGGGATTAGATGCTAATGAAAGATTAGGTGAAGAAAAAAATACTCTAGAGTGGTGTATAAATAGAATTACTTTAGGCCTAATTTATGATAAAGATGTCAATTTAATCAGTTTTAATTTAAAACCATTTAGTTTCAAAAATACAAGTTTAGACTTGAATAAATGGGTTAAATTATTACTTGATTTTAAAAAATATATTAATTTGCTAAGGGGATCTTTTTCCTACTCAACTTGGGTTGAAAAGATAAAGTTTATATTAAAAAGTATTGCTGATTCTAATGCAAATTTTAATTTAGAAATAAGTGAAATAAATAGAATTCTTGATAATAACTCAATACATTTAATACCTGATGATCTTATTTTGTTAAATGTTTTTAGAGAGATATTAATTTCTTGCATAATTAAAGTTAAATATCAAAGCAAATCACTCATCAACAAGGTACTTGTTTGTGATATTGAGAATTCAAGACATATTCCTCATAAGGTTATCTTCTTAATAGACATGAATAGTGTTTATTTTCCAAAATTATCAAAGAATGAAAATATTAATTTATTGAATAATAAATATCGCCTAGGAGATCCATCAGTTTTTGAAAGAGAGAAATATATATTTCTTGAGTTGTTAATTTCCTGTAGAGATAAATTTATAGTTTCTTGGGTAAAGAATGACAAAAACAATAAAAAATTAGATGTTTCTTTTCCTATAAAAGAGTTAATTTCTTTTTTTGATAGATTTTTAAACCAAGACCAAAGAGAACTAATAATTAAAGATTCAGATTTAAATAAAAAAGAAATAATTGATCATGATATTTCTAAGATAATTCAAAGTAATTATTCTTTAGCAGAAGAGATAGATTGGAATGAAAAAAAATTTGATATTAAAAATTACAAATTATCAGAACTTATTTATTGGTTCAAGACTCCACAAAAATATTGGCTAAATAAAAAAAATATTTCTCCCAAGGAAATATTTATTCATCATCCAGATGAGGAGAATATAAGTAATCTAGAGAAGTCGCGACTAATTACAAAAATAATCCAGGAGTTAGAGATTGATAATCATAATGTTATTGATGATTTAAAAAATTTGAATATTAATGATCAATTGGTTGAAAATGGGATTATTATGCCAAAAAATAGTATTTTTATAAAAGAAAAAGAAATCAAAGATTTATTAGAAAGTCTATCTAAAAATTTGAGTCAACATAATAAGATTAATAGAATTTATATTAAGTCAAATGCAAATAAAGAAGAATATTTCATCTCTGATGACACCGTAATTGAATTAATTCATACGAAACTAACTTTCAGTCGTTTGACGGAGGCTTGGATAAAATCACTATTCATTTCTTCTTTAAAGAAGATAAAAAAGACTAAAGTAATTTTTAGAACAGAGAATCAATATAAATCGCAAATTATTCAATCACCTGGAGCATTGGAGTCAAATTTAATTTTGGCGGAATACATAAATATTTTTAAAAATTATTCTGAAAACTGTTTACCTCTCCCTCCAGAGAGTGCTTATAAATATGTAGAAGCAAAAATAAAATCAAAAAATGAGAAAAAAGCTTTTATGGATAGATGGATTGGTAATAAAACTTTTTCTAAAGGAGAAAGAGATAATATCGAAATGAAATTATGTTTTGGAAATAAAAAAGAACCAGATTTCTTTTTGGGAAATAATAATTTTGATAAATTATCATTCATATTATATGGTCCTCTCATTAAAGCATTAAAGAAATAA
- a CDS encoding lysophospholipid acyltransferase family protein: MFVTQDIVLRFFFRKRQIINKNFSIPKNSSIILAPTHRSRWDGLVLTMAMGRRVTNKDSRFMVTRSEMKGIQGWFLKRLGCFSINQFSPSISALRYAINLIEIGEQLVVFPEGKINKYGKKLILKEGLYRLALLATKKTPSVTIIPIGIAYSEVSPRFRGTFCLSFGEPIAMSDYLNLSINEFNEFLNNKMRKAEKIALKKVGR; the protein is encoded by the coding sequence ATGTTCGTTACCCAGGACATTGTTTTGAGGTTTTTTTTTAGAAAAAGGCAAATAATTAATAAAAACTTCTCAATACCAAAAAACTCATCTATTATTTTGGCTCCAACCCATAGATCAAGATGGGATGGATTAGTTCTTACTATGGCAATGGGTAGGAGAGTAACCAATAAGGATTCCAGATTTATGGTTACAAGATCTGAGATGAAAGGAATACAAGGATGGTTTTTAAAAAGACTTGGATGTTTTTCCATAAATCAATTTTCTCCTTCAATATCCGCATTAAGATATGCCATAAATTTAATAGAGATAGGTGAACAATTAGTTGTTTTTCCTGAAGGAAAGATTAATAAATATGGAAAAAAATTAATTCTCAAAGAAGGACTTTATAGATTAGCCCTTTTAGCAACAAAAAAAACACCCTCCGTCACAATAATTCCTATTGGTATTGCATATAGTGAAGTATCTCCAAGATTTAGAGGCACATTTTGTTTATCCTTTGGAGAGCCTATTGCAATGAGTGATTATCTAAATCTATCTATTAATGAATTTAATGAATTCTTAAATAATAAAATGCGTAAAGCTGAAAAAATTGCCTTAAAAAAAGTCGGTAGATGA
- a CDS encoding response regulator transcription factor — protein sequence MQSTEQILASTPGSSQLPTSSQTPSRVLVVEPHPTLRTVLVQRLRQDGHLAAAVGSAAEAVDLCREQSPDLLVSAEILEQNTAMRLAQQLGSAVIVLTARSGVEALVNLLDEGADDVLRKPFGLEELAARCRTLLKRGRIGLQEKVEVGPLEVHLLLRQVTLSEKPVELSPREFALLCALLMPPGMVRSRQELLRMAWPPFSGGPRSVDTQVLTLRRKLEQAGLGEGGGITTVRQQGYRFSIDNI from the coding sequence ATGCAATCAACTGAGCAAATCTTAGCTTCAACCCCTGGCAGTTCACAATTGCCTACGAGCTCTCAAACTCCCTCAAGAGTTCTTGTTGTTGAACCTCACCCCACTCTTAGAACAGTCCTTGTACAAAGACTTCGCCAAGATGGTCACCTAGCTGCTGCAGTTGGATCAGCTGCAGAAGCAGTTGATCTTTGCAGAGAACAATCACCTGACTTATTAGTAAGTGCTGAAATCCTTGAGCAGAATACTGCAATGAGATTAGCTCAACAGTTGGGATCTGCTGTTATTGTTCTTACAGCAAGATCAGGGGTTGAAGCTTTAGTAAACCTTCTAGATGAAGGAGCTGATGATGTTCTAAGAAAGCCTTTTGGTTTAGAAGAACTAGCAGCAAGATGTAGAACCTTACTAAAAAGAGGAAGAATAGGATTACAAGAAAAAGTAGAAGTTGGTCCTCTAGAAGTTCATCTCCTTTTAAGGCAAGTAACTCTTAGTGAGAAGCCCGTAGAACTTAGCCCAAGAGAGTTTGCCCTGCTCTGCGCTCTTCTTATGCCTCCTGGTATGGTAAGAAGTCGACAAGAGCTTTTAAGGATGGCCTGGCCTCCATTCAGTGGAGGCCCAAGATCAGTAGATACTCAAGTCTTAACATTGAGAAGAAAATTAGAACAGGCAGGTCTAGGAGAAGGAGGGGGAATAACGACAGTAAGACAACAAGGTTATAGATTTAGCATCGATAATATTTGA
- a CDS encoding pyridoxine 5'-phosphate synthase, with the protein MTTLGVNIDHIANVRQARKTVEPDPVQFAFLAELGGADSITVHLREDRRHIQDRDVFLLKETIKTKLNLEMAATEEMLEIARKLLPEYVTLVPEKREEVTTEGGLDIKSNVKYFKNFVENLKDSNIEVSAFIDPQIDQINYSKEIGFKFVELHTGKYAELSGYDQYEELQRIIESTYQANDLGLVVNAGHGLNYNNVKKIASIKNMNELNIGHSIVARALAVGLEKSVREMKSLITLN; encoded by the coding sequence ATGACTACTTTAGGAGTAAATATTGACCATATTGCAAATGTAAGGCAAGCAAGAAAAACTGTAGAACCTGATCCTGTACAATTTGCTTTTTTAGCTGAATTAGGTGGGGCAGATTCAATTACAGTTCATCTAAGAGAAGATAGAAGACATATTCAAGATAGGGACGTATTCCTTTTGAAAGAAACTATAAAAACAAAACTCAATTTAGAGATGGCTGCAACAGAAGAAATGTTAGAAATTGCAAGAAAACTTCTACCAGAATACGTAACACTTGTACCAGAAAAAAGAGAGGAAGTTACTACTGAAGGAGGATTGGATATAAAAAGTAATGTCAAATATTTTAAAAATTTCGTTGAAAATTTAAAAGATTCAAATATCGAAGTAAGTGCATTTATTGATCCTCAAATTGATCAGATTAACTATTCAAAGGAAATAGGATTTAAATTTGTAGAATTACATACTGGTAAATATGCTGAGCTTTCCGGTTATGATCAATATGAAGAGTTGCAAAGGATTATTGAGTCTACATATCAAGCAAATGACCTTGGATTAGTTGTTAATGCTGGCCATGGACTTAATTATAATAATGTTAAAAAAATTGCATCAATTAAAAATATGAATGAATTAAACATAGGCCATAGTATTGTTGCGAGGGCTTTAGCGGTAGGATTAGAAAAGTCTGTTCGTGAAATGAAGTCTCTCATTACATTAAATTAA